The Pelodiscus sinensis isolate JC-2024 chromosome 24, ASM4963464v1, whole genome shotgun sequence genomic interval AGATAGAGCAGGTAGCAGGGCGACATTGATCTATGAGGataggctgagggagttgggtctgtttagtcttcagaagtgaagagtgaggggggatttgatagcagccttcaacttcctgaagggaggttccaaagaggatggagaaaggctgttctcagtggtaacagatggtagaacaaggaacaatggtctcaagttgtggtgggagaggtcaaggttggatattaagaaaaactatttcactaggatggtggtgaagcactggaatgggttacctagggaagtagtggagtctccatccctagaggtgtttaagactcggcttgacaaagccctggccgggttgatttagttgggattggtcctgcctagagcagggggctggacttgatgaccttgctgCAATTAGAAGCTGTGCCTGTTCCCACCAACTGATGCATTGAGAAGGTAGGTCATGTCCTCGTTTGTTTCCTCAGACGAGGGCATGACCTACCTTCTCACAATCGTCTGACAATCATAAGGGTCTTAACGGTGGAACTGTGTGTGATTTATAAAAATAAGCACGTGTCTCTCTACCCTTAAAATCAAGTATCTTGGGTATTGTCCTAGGTGTAGGTGTTATATTATTGTCTGGTAACTATCTTGTTTATTGAAACAAACCTGTGTAACCTTGCACTGCTTTCCTTACTATTCTGTGCATAATAAAGATAACAAGAGTTTATCTGAGGTGTTTTTACTGGCTCCTCTCATATCCAAAAGCCGAACTACACGACACAGGCAAACTGGGCTTCCTCTGCAAATTCCACCAGGATCCATTCCCATCCTGATGCTCAATCCATGAAAGACACATCAGACTCGTACGCTACCTAGGCAGTGAGTCTGTCTGTGGCTAGACGTAGGATGTGAATCTATCTAGGAGCTTTGGGACTATGAGACTTTCGTATCTTTGCTGGTAACTTTAATACAATTGATACAAAACAATGGCACTTGTTCTTGTGATGGTTGATGTGACTTGCCTATGACTCCATGTGGCCCTATGGGATCTAGAACTAAGGAAAGAAGAGAGAACTCTAAGCCAGAGTCAGAGAATTCTGAACTTGAGACTGTAATGGCCAACGCCAAATGAAGCCACCAGTTCTGAGGTGCTAGGTTAGTGGGTTGGGAGATTTACTCGGGTCTTTCTCTGTCTGATTTGTGAGAGTCTCAGGCAGCATTCGTGTGCTCTAGCTGTGTCTGGAGTGTCACCTGCTGCCATACTGAGTGCTAAGAGTTCCCATAGCGGGTTGCTGCTGGTGCATTGTGAGAGACAGCTTGGGCTGAAGAGTAGAGGGGGCATAATCATACCTCAGTTCCAAGTTGTACCCCATGGGTCCCATCTCAATGTGGAACAAGGACTATTTTTGTGATAAAACACCAGTGAACGTGTTTAATATCGATCAGATCGTCTGGGCTGGTTCTCCCAAGGAAGAGCTGACATCTTTGAACATTAGGAGCTGAAAACTCTCAGAGCCCATGGACAGAACGGGATACAAGCCGGGCTCCCTTTCTGAGACTGCACCCACTGGGCTGGGTTGGGCTAGGCTTCTCACTACGCCACACGCTGCAGGGAAGCAAATCAGTTCATTTATTGGGATACAAAGTCAGACCAGGCTTTGGACACAGGAAAATACCCAAATGACACAAGCACCAGGGGGAGGAGTCACAAGAGGAGAAGTTAATGCTAGTTTTGCTCAGAAGCTACAGGCCTATGTGCATCGCTATTCTCTGCCATGCTCCCATGGGGTCTAGAGTTAGATGGCCAGACCCCAGTTTCCAAGGCCAGGCTCCATTTCAATAGGGCCCTTATCTCAGCAGGGGTTTCAATACCACATAGCCCTTTATCTGATACTGCAAAGTGCCCCAGTTCAGGACAGAGGGAGGCAACTGCGAATCAGCGCTGGTAGTCCACACAGCGTCCGTCGCGGTGGCCAGGTCCCACATAAATACATCAGTAAGTTCCCCTACAAATGACTGTTTGGCAGAAAACCCACCTCCGACGcagtcctgctcctgccccaggacAATCACACCCTGGTTGCTGACAGAGTAGCCTTTCTGCAGCCCCTTCCTAGGTAAGGGATTGCCATTCACCCAGAGCTCGGCTATGCCAGTAGCAGATTCCCAGCTGGCACAAATGTGCTCCCAGGAACCTCTTGAGCCTGTGTTTTCTGGGAAAGTGAAGACCACCTCTTCGCCCCCAACAGTCAGCGAGAGCACCCCAGGTTTGTCTTTGAAGAGGAGGATCTCGTTGTCTGTGGCCCAGGTCGCATAGGAGAAGAGGCTGTAGGGCCGGGTCAGGTCTGTAAAGTATCTGAGGCACACGGTGAACATCTGCAGAGGACGGTTGTGATTCATATTCAGGATCACGTGGGCATCAGCAGATCCCTTGGGGAAAATAAACACCTGCCCATGGAGATCTGTGTGCAGATGTGAAAGGCAACAGCTGAGATCTCATCATTCTGACAGGTTCTTATTAATGCAACTTTCTAATGTTCCCCAGTGGCTagctactccagccctgggccTCGCCCTGCTTCCTAGCCCCAGACTGTACACAGCACTGTCAGACAGGATTCCCAAATTTCTAAGTGCAGAAAATCAAAACACCCTTGCCTTACCCCTGCCTCCGCCCTTCTCCAATGCCCACTCCCATGCACTCCATTCCCCAACATGCACACCGTTGCTCATTCTCCCctaccctcactcattttcaccagaccaaggcagggggatgggatgcgggagggcgggaaggctttggggtggggctgggcatgagggaTTTATGGTACCAAAGTGAACTCCAGGCTGGGACTGAAAGTTCAGAGCATggaaggaggctccaggctggggtaaaGGTTTGGTGCATAGGAGGGGGTATGGACTCTGTCCCAGGGATCTCGGCTCGGGGACGGTATTAGAAATGAGGGAATCACGGTCCAGAATGGAGCTCTGAACTGGGGCAGGGATTGTGGTGAGGGAGGGGGCGTGGCCTCCAGGGCACAATTTTTTATGTACATGACGGGGCTCAGGATTGGAGCAgaggggttcagaatgtgggagtGTCGCAGGCGCTGAAAGAAGGATGCGTGACGGtgtggggctcagagcaggggcaagaGACTGAGGGGTATCAGCGGGTTGGGGGGTGCTGGTTCCAGAGGCTCTTCCCTCAGACATCTCCCAAGAAGTGGAAGCTTTTCCCTCCAGCCTCTAGGCAGAAGTGCAGCCAGGTGGCTCCGTGTGCTGCCCCGGCCTGCAGGCCCCACCTCTGTCAGACCCAGTGGCTGTGGGTCCAGGCCTCTGGAAGTTCCGGTGCTGGCATTCAGGGTGGTGCTTGCAGGTGGGGGCAGCACACGGAGCCACATGGCAGCCGTTCTGCCTATGAACCAGACGTGCTGACTGCTTCCCTGCTGCAGACAGATCACTTAACCAGCTGGTTGGCAGTGTTAGCCAGAGTCACCAGGGTCACCCG includes:
- the LOC102457008 gene encoding C-reactive protein-like; protein product: MAKLQLCLLVLLGLSGAIAQTDLHGQVFIFPKGSADAHVILNMNHNRPLQMFTVCLRYFTDLTRPYSLFSYATWATDNEILLFKDKPGVLSLTVGGEEVVFTFPENTGSRGSWEHICASWESATGIAELWVNGNPLPRKGLQKGYSVSNQGVIVLGQEQDCVGGGFSAKQSFVGELTDVFMWDLATATDAVWTTSADSQLPPSVLNWGTLQYQIKGYVVLKPLLR